The genomic DNA ATCTTGTCGTACTGGTCGTTGAACCACTGGCCGTTGTTGTGACCCGAGTAGGAGGTCATCAGGTCGAGGTAGGTCGACGCCTCGTTGTAGTCGCCGCACCAAGCATAGCGCGCCATGTCGAAGTCCTGGTTCTGCATCCGGTCCGTGTGGATCTTCCACTCGTAGTTGTCGAGTTCCGCGTTCACGCCGATCGCCTTCAGCATCTGCGACGCGGCAATCGCGATCTTCTTGTGACTGTCGTCTGTGTTGTATTGCAGACGCAGGGTCAGGGGGTTGTCGGGACCGTAACCGGCCTCTTGCATCAACTCCTTGGCCTTCGCGATCCGCTCGGCCTGATCCATGTCGTCGGCATAGGCGATATGCGGACGCTCGAAATCGGCGATGGCCCAATGGGTCCAGTTATAGGCCGCTTTCTGGCCGCCCTGCAGGATGCGGTCCACGATCACGTCGCGGTCGATGGCAAAGGACATCGCCTGACGCACGCGCTTGTCCTTCAGCGCCTCCGGACCCTTCTCGCCCACGTTCAGCATGTAGATGTAGGAACAGTTGTAGGGGGTGGAGATCGCCTGATCGGGATATTCTTCCTTCAGACGCGGATACTGGCCTGCGGGGATCTGCACCCGGTCCAGTTCGCCCGCGAGGTAGCGGGTCAGCGCCTGATTGTTGTCGTTGATGGTCAGCGCGGTCAGCGTCTCCATCACCGTGTTCTCGGCGTCCCAGTAGGTGTCGTTCTTGGTCATCACGACCCGCTCGCCCAGCTGATGCTCTGTCAAGTTGTAGGCGCCGTTGCCGACCAGATTGCCGGGTTGGGTCCAGTTGTCGCCGAATTCCTCGACCACGGACTGCAGGATCGGGA from Loktanella sp. M215 includes the following:
- a CDS encoding peptide ABC transporter substrate-binding protein, whose translation is MKMRTFLASTAIAVGLAASAHAASVPDGVTLADEQTYTFWLLDAIKSMDPQINTDVEGSDILRNLFEGLYNEDGDGNLTPGVALDHTLSDDGLTYTFNLRDTAKWSNGEPVTAQDFVYSWRRLADPATASEYAWYMELMQVENAAAVIAGDMPTDQLGVKAIDDHTLEVKIITPLPYFPQMLVHGSTFPILQSVVEEFGDNWTQPGNLVGNGAYNLTEHQLGERVVMTKNDTYWDAENTVMETLTALTINDNNQALTRYLAGELDRVQIPAGQYPRLKEEYPDQAISTPYNCSYIYMLNVGEKGPEALKDKRVRQAMSFAIDRDVIVDRILQGGQKAAYNWTHWAIADFERPHIAYADDMDQAERIAKAKELMQEAGYGPDNPLTLRLQYNTDDSHKKIAIAASQMLKAIGVNAELDNYEWKIHTDRMQNQDFDMARYAWCGDYNEASTYLDLMTSYSGHNNGQWFNDQYDKIMADSKTAADPQPLYKEAEALLADEMPIIPIYHYAKVDMINPVIKGLPQNNVQNTWYGKDLYRVAAEE